Sequence from the Pseudomonadota bacterium genome:
CAGGGTAACATTATCGCCTATCTCTGCTGTCTCCCCTATAACCACACCCATGCCGTGGTCAATAAAAAACTTTCTGCCGATCTTTGCACCCGGATGTATCTCGATACCGGTTAGGAATCTTCCTATATGGGAGACAAATCTTCCGAGCAGGTACATCTTATGAACCCAAAACCAGTTGCTGATTCCATAAAATAGAATTGCATGAAAACCGGGATAACATAAGACTATTTCAAAGATATTCCTCGCAGCAGGGTCGCGCTCGAAAACAGATTGTATAGATTCGCGCATCTTATCAAACATAATAAGGAAATATACAACCCCTGATTACATCTGTCAATTGTTGTAAGTACTAATTGGCAAGTTGGTAAGTTATCGTGCTAATCCCTGTTCCAGATACTTTTCTTTTTTTTCTTTGTACATAAGCGTATCTGCCGTTGACATGAGATCATCAACAGATTGCGGATTATTAGGATCATAAATCGCTACGCCAATGCTCAATGATAACTTGTAAGGTTTGTTGGTCTGAATGTTATATCTGTCAATATGCTCATGCAGACGTCTTACAAGCAGTTCTGAGCATGTTTCATTAGTGCCTACTGCAAGTACGGCAAACTCATCTCCGCCGATACGCCCGATTATATCAGCTTCACGAAAAGTCTTGCTGAGAATATTTGCAGTCATAATAAGCGCTTCATCGCCTTCTTTGTGCCCCAGGGTATCGTTTATCCATTTCATACCATCAATGTCAATAAAAAAACAGAGCACCTCATTCTTTGTACGATTTGCAATCTTGATCTGCTGCTCGGAAATGATGAAAAAGCCCCGCCGGTTATAAAGCTTCGTCAGTTCATCCTTCATTGACATGTTATGCAATTGTTCTTCCAGTTGTTTTTTTTCAGTTACATCCAGGAGCGTCCCCAGTTCTGCCGGCCTGCCGTTATATATTGCACGTGAGCCGTATATCTCAACCTTCCTGATTTCACCGTCCTTCCTTACTATGCCAAGTTCGAGAAGGGTACCGTCTGTTCCACCGGTTCTCCTCTTACGAATGCTCTCTTCAGCCTTTTCACGGTCAGTCGGGACTATGAAATCCATAGGCCCCAGCTTGCCGATCATTTCAAAGGGCTTATACCCATGTATATTTGCAAAGGCCGGATTCACATACCGGAAAACATTATCCTGAACCAGATATACACCGACAAGGGATCGCTCGGTAAGGATACGATATCGCTCCTCCGATTCCTTTAACAACATCTCCATTTTTTTACGATCCGTTACATCAATAAAATTTCCGAGAACTGCCTGTTTTCCTTTATATTGTATTGACGTAACCGTTACAAGAATCCATCTGGTTTCTTCTGCTTTTGCAAAAACCCTTACTTCAAAAGCGGATGATTGTCCGCCCTGCAACATTTTCGAGGCATTATCCTTTACTGCTTCTCTATCTGCTTCTATTACAAATGTAAGAGAATCCCTGCCCAGAATCTCATTTTCGTTATATCCAGTAATTTGCTGAAAACAAGGGTTGACAAATTTAAACTTGCCGTCCTGCACTATATATACACCGGCAGACGAGCTGTTTGCCAGGGTTCTGAACAATTCTTCCGCCATTTTCCGCTCTGTCACATCACGGACAATTGCCTGTATAAAAGTCTCGCCGCCAAACACAATCCGGTTGAGGCTTACCTCTGCATCAAAAATAGTTCCGTCATAACGGCGGTGTTTCCAATCAAAATGCTGAGCGCTGCCGTTTAAAACATCAGTCAATTTTTCAATGGCCTTTTTCGATGATTCACTTCCGTCCGGTTGAAAATCAGGTGAAAACAGTGACGGAGATTGTCCGATAATTTGTTCACGTGCACATCCAAATATTTTTAACGTTTTTGTGTTGCAATCAATATATTTTTTTTCTTTTATCAGCATTATGGCATCGTTGGCATGTTCAAAAAGTGTCTTATACTTCGATTCGCTGTCATGCAACGCCTCCATCATATGCTTTCTTGTCAGTGCATATGCAAAGATTTCACCGACATTTTTAAGAAGTGAAATAGTGTCCTCAGACCATTTCTTTTTTGTGCTGACGCTGTCGAAGCCGAGAAAGCCGATTATTGTGTAGCCTGACACAATCGGTACCGCAACAAGTGATTGGATGCTCTCCCTCATAAACTCCTTCTTTTCTGCTATTGCTTCGAAGGGAAGTTCTGTGATGTCAGGTATATGAATTACTTCAAAGTTCTTTATTTTTTCACAAAACCAGGGCAGATCATTTGTCGGCATATGCTGAAGACCAACTATCATAGGCGATATCCCATTTGCACACCACTCGTGTGTGTTATTCATTTCGATTCCGTTTTTATCAAATTGAAAAACATAACTCCTGTCAACTCCGGCAAAGCTGCCTATTGCCTTTAACACGTCGTTTATTCCATCGTCTATTTCGTCCGGAGAAAGAATGATAAAGTTTGTTGAAAGTGTCAGGATTAACCTCAGCAGTTCCTCTGAGTCTTTAAGTGCTTTGTCAACAAGTTCGTGTTCGGAGGCTTTCTTCTCGAGTACATCAACAAGCTTCTTCATTTCAGTCAGTTCTTGTATCAGTTCTTCCTTTGTCCTGTCTTCATTGTCCATTATTAAGCTTCCGCCTTTTTAAAAGGATATTACAACAAACAATACTGTATTATTATATTGTGTTACATAAAGTCTGCGACATTAACCCTTTTACTTTAAACATTTTTCTGATATTATACACTATCGAAAATACTTATTAAAAGCAATATTGTGCAACAGCTGATAAAAAATATTTATACTCAAAAGGATCGGGGTACAATGAAAATAGATGACACTGAAAAAGAAATAAAAATAGACGATGATTTCTTTAAAATGCCTGAAGAGCATTTGAAACCTAAGATAAATATAGAAGAGGAAGGCTTTGCTTCAAAAATAAATCATCTTTTGCCTGTTCTTCTGCCTGTAGTCATTATTCTGATAATTATAGTCGGAGCAGCAACCATTTTTCTGAGAATGCAAATATCGACTACAAAGGGAGATATAATTAACCTCGACAGGAAAATAAGTAGTATTGACTTTGCAAGCTTTAAATCTGAGATTACAGCTGTTAATACAAAGCTTGAGCGCATCAGTAAAGAAAATGATAAATTAAAATCTGATCTGGCTCAATTAAAGAACGAGATGGAGACTGTCAAAGCAAGAAAGGAAAAAGCCGATGCATCTGCTCAAAAACAGCCCGCTGTCAAGAAAAAAGTTGCTAACAAAAATCTCGCAAAAAATCCGAGATTGAGATAGGGTTACAATGAACCTCCCCGCAGCAGAGCTGCAAGGTATAAGTGGAATGGGAACATGATTATCCCCCCTCACCCTGCCCTCTCCCTCAAGGGGCGAGGGAATGTGGTCACCCCGAAATCAATTGATTGGATTAGCCCTGAAATTCAGGAGGCATAATGTCTGTCCTTGTCGAGTTTGCCATGTTCCCCACAGATAAGGGGGACAGTATAAGTGAATATGTCAGCAGAATCATCGACATGATCGATCGAAGCAATATACCCTACAAACTGACGCCCATGGGCACCATCTTCGAAGTTGAAACTGCTGAAGAAGCATTCAAAATAATAAACACGTCATATATGCTGCTTGAACCCGACTGCAGCAGGGTCTACTCAACCATAAAGCTTGATATCAGGAAAGGGAAAAGCGGGAGAATCATACAGAAGATTGAGTCAATTGAGAAAAAATTGGGCAAGAAAGTAAATTCATAAGAGAAACATATTAAGGAAAATCTGCCCGCAGTTCAGGGAGATGGAGCCTCACGGAATTGTATATGGCTTTC
This genomic interval carries:
- a CDS encoding PAS domain S-box protein produces the protein MDNEDRTKEELIQELTEMKKLVDVLEKKASEHELVDKALKDSEELLRLILTLSTNFIILSPDEIDDGINDVLKAIGSFAGVDRSYVFQFDKNGIEMNNTHEWCANGISPMIVGLQHMPTNDLPWFCEKIKNFEVIHIPDITELPFEAIAEKKEFMRESIQSLVAVPIVSGYTIIGFLGFDSVSTKKKWSEDTISLLKNVGEIFAYALTRKHMMEALHDSESKYKTLFEHANDAIMLIKEKKYIDCNTKTLKIFGCAREQIIGQSPSLFSPDFQPDGSESSKKAIEKLTDVLNGSAQHFDWKHRRYDGTIFDAEVSLNRIVFGGETFIQAIVRDVTERKMAEELFRTLANSSSAGVYIVQDGKFKFVNPCFQQITGYNENEILGRDSLTFVIEADREAVKDNASKMLQGGQSSAFEVRVFAKAEETRWILVTVTSIQYKGKQAVLGNFIDVTDRKKMEMLLKESEERYRILTERSLVGVYLVQDNVFRYVNPAFANIHGYKPFEMIGKLGPMDFIVPTDREKAEESIRKRRTGGTDGTLLELGIVRKDGEIRKVEIYGSRAIYNGRPAELGTLLDVTEKKQLEEQLHNMSMKDELTKLYNRRGFFIISEQQIKIANRTKNEVLCFFIDIDGMKWINDTLGHKEGDEALIMTANILSKTFREADIIGRIGGDEFAVLAVGTNETCSELLVRRLHEHIDRYNIQTNKPYKLSLSIGVAIYDPNNPQSVDDLMSTADTLMYKEKKEKYLEQGLAR
- a CDS encoding MTH1187 family thiamine-binding protein; translated protein: MSVLVEFAMFPTDKGDSISEYVSRIIDMIDRSNIPYKLTPMGTIFEVETAEEAFKIINTSYMLLEPDCSRVYSTIKLDIRKGKSGRIIQKIESIEKKLGKKVNS